The genomic DNA ATCTCCTCATCCACCTCATCCGCTTCACGAATTACCAGGATCAATAGAAGAAAGACCAGCGGTTATCGCTGGTCTTTTTCCATGAAAAAGCCGGCACTCCAATGAGTACCGACTTCCCATCAATCCCGGTCCCTTGCCTGCTGGGTGTCCCGGATATTCTTCTGGATGGTGATGGCTGAAAACAGGCTCAGGACGAAGGCCATGGCATAGAAGCCTTTTTCGCTGAGGATAATGCTTCCCGCGTTGTAAAGGCCGATTCCGACGAGGGCAATGGCGATGATCATCGCTACCCAGCTGAGGCCGTAGTAGATGCCAGAGACGGGAATGTCTTCTTCTTTATCTCGTACCGCTTTTTGCAGGGATACTGCAGAGTACAGGCCGAAGATGAGGACAGCGAAGTAGTATCCTTTCTCATTGAGCTCCATACCGGCGTTGAAAAGCCCGATCAGGTAAGCGCCCAGTCCGATGATGAGGGCTGCCCAGCTCGCGCCTTTAAACGCAGCAGTAGGTTCCCCTTCCTTGCGTTCAACTTTTGGCTTCGGCTTCTTCTCCTCGTTCTGTACAAACGGGTTATCATTCAAGTCTGCCATTCGTTTCTCTCCTTTTATAAAAGCATGATAAATGCGTATTCCAGAACATATTATAGCAAGTATTTTACATAAATTGTTTAAACAGGGGACAATTCGTGACTTTTGATGTGCCCTTATTTAGGATATTCTCTTGCTTCCTTGTTCTAGTACCTTATTTTAGCAATTGGTAAACCTTTACTTGATTCAAAAGTCCCCCTGATTCCGCAATGGGAGTCAGGGGGACTTTTGTGAGAACCTTATAAAATGGTATACAGCGTCGTATTGGCCACCGTGATCAAGGTGATGAGCACGGTATTGAGGAACGCCCCGACATAGACGTTACCGGTCTTGCGGTAGAAGTAGCGATTGAAGATCGATGCCACAAGCAGGACGGGTACGAGTCCGATCACGATGATGGAGGACAGTGATTCAGACGGGTATCCGGCTGTTCCTGTGGTGAACAACAATCCGTATTGATACACAAGGTACAGGATCAAGCCACCGATGAAGTGGAGGGCAGAGATCACATATCCCTTGAATCCATCGTACTTGGTGGTTGCCGTATTCATATTCACCGACAAACCGACGATGAAGTAGTAAATGAAGAAGAGCGGCGCATATTTGAGAAGGGCGAAGAGGTGATGCCCTTCAAACGTCTTCACGGCCACCGTCCAGATACGGAAGTCGACCTTGAAGATCCCATCGATAAGGTAAAGGATCCCGTAGCCGATCCCGACAGCGATGAGGACGGTGACAAGGGAAGCCACGACCGATTTCACACTTGCTCTCACGCCATAGCTTGCGATGGTAGCACCCTCAGGTTTTTTCGAGATATAGTGATACCCGATCATCATCATAAGGGTGATCAGTGCCACATTGATGGCCCAGTAGAGGATCGGATTCACAGTCGGTGCACCGAAGAACTGCGTCGTTTCCGTCAGCTTACCTTGGTAGCGTAGGAAGACGTATTGGATGATGCTCAACACCAGCATGATCGGTGCAAGCACGCCCATGTTGCGATCGGTCTTTTTCATGGCTGAGGCAATGCCCCCGATAGCAGACAGGGCGATGAGGACCATACTGATCTGCCTTAACAGCCTCATACCGGATACATCACCGCTATAGAGCGCCGAGAAGAAGAGGGCCGGGAATAAACCGCCGATCACGACCAGGATCAATCCGGCGATCTTTGCCCCGTTCGCCGTTGGACCAGGCACTGGTTCCGGGAATTTCGTCCTCACATTCTTCAGGAACGGAAGTCGTGAAAGAAGCGAAATGAGCGGCACGAACAATAGGAAGAAACCGACCAGGGCGGTGAAAGAGAACCACTCTTTGTACATCCAGCTTTGCCCTGACGTGTCGTTCAGCGTATCGCTATAGTCTGCGAATGCCTCGCTGTAGAAATCGATGGCATATCCCGTTGAGGTCTTGGAGAAGTGAT from Rossellomorea marisflavi includes the following:
- the yiaA gene encoding inner membrane protein YiaA: MADLNDNPFVQNEEKKPKPKVERKEGEPTAAFKGASWAALIIGLGAYLIGLFNAGMELNEKGYYFAVLIFGLYSAVSLQKAVRDKEEDIPVSGIYYGLSWVAMIIAIALVGIGLYNAGSIILSEKGFYAMAFVLSLFSAITIQKNIRDTQQARDRD
- a CDS encoding alpha/beta fold hydrolase encodes the protein MGKSKKTVVLLLVSLVLILVGSVGASRFNNSNGKVDVSRIYFDTPRGELSGLLYKPDGADENPRPAIVATHGYLNSAEMQDAQAIEMSKRGYVVLALDQYDHGHSTGTMEKPVPFFSFWPFSMYDAVQYMYDQDFVLKDDEGNGIIAVSGHSMGGFSSTHAVMLDEADFQKTGVRKIFSSLTMGSDYQWLKTMEYSLEAINQSYGPRFSGKIAGKYDEFFFDADATAAGASVVKKDYINTEEGKSFVGDPSAPQAGKIYDVNGGKRVIYEPNETHPWNHFSKTSTGYAIDFYSEAFADYSDTLNDTSGQSWMYKEWFSFTALVGFFLLFVPLISLLSRLPFLKNVRTKFPEPVPGPTANGAKIAGLILVVIGGLFPALFFSALYSGDVSGMRLLRQISMVLIALSAIGGIASAMKKTDRNMGVLAPIMLVLSIIQYVFLRYQGKLTETTQFFGAPTVNPILYWAINVALITLMMMIGYHYISKKPEGATIASYGVRASVKSVVASLVTVLIAVGIGYGILYLIDGIFKVDFRIWTVAVKTFEGHHLFALLKYAPLFFIYYFIVGLSVNMNTATTKYDGFKGYVISALHFIGGLILYLVYQYGLLFTTGTAGYPSESLSSIIVIGLVPVLLVASIFNRYFYRKTGNVYVGAFLNTVLITLITVANTTLYTIL